From one Dasypus novemcinctus isolate mDasNov1 chromosome 28, mDasNov1.1.hap2, whole genome shotgun sequence genomic stretch:
- the CLDN20 gene encoding claudin-20, translating to MASAALQLLAFGLALLGACGVLAATLLPSWTVSVDAGPSVLAAVVRLRGLWMDCTWYSTGVFSCALRHTTLGLPGHVQAARAAMVLACLLAALGACASTVGMKCTRLGGCRETKSHAALAAGGCFTAAGISALIPTVWYTKESIATFLDPAVPEGNKHEPGGAVYIGFISAMLLCISAMIFCTSCVKKSPAPWLYPPKQQSTSTQLEKNSAYSLKDYV from the coding sequence ATGGCATCGGCGGCTCTGCAGCTGCTGGCTTTCGGCCTGGCCTTGCTGGGGGCCTGTGGCGTGCTCGCGGCCACGCTGCTGCCCAGCTGGACGGTGAGCGTGGACGCGGGCCCCAGCGTCCTGGCGGCCGTCGTGCGGCTGCGGGGGCTGTGGATGGACTGCACGTGGTACAGCACCGGCGTCTTCAGCTGCGCCCTCCGGCACAccaccctgggcctccctgggcACGTGCAGGCCGCCCGGGCCGCCATGGTGCTGGCCTGCCTGCTGGCAGCCCTCGGGGCCTGCGCCTCCACGGTGGGAATGAAGTGCACCCGCCTGGGGGGGTGCAGGGAGACCAAGAGCCACGCTGCTCTGGCGGCAGGCGGCTGCTTCACGGCTGCAGGGATCTCTGCTTTGATCCCGACAGTGTGGTACACGAAGGAGAGCATAGCAACCTTTCTGGATCCGGCAGTTCCAGAGGGCAACAAGCACGAGCCTGGAGGAGCGGTCTACATCGGGTTCATTTCGGCAATGCTGCTGTGTATCTCTGCCATGATTTTCTGCACTTCATGTGTAAAAAAGAGCCCGGCACCTTGGCTCTACCCACCCAAGCAGCAGAGTACAAGCACCCAGCTGGAGAAGAATTCTGCATACAGCCTGAAGGATTATGTGTAA